In Sciurus carolinensis chromosome 17, mSciCar1.2, whole genome shotgun sequence, one genomic interval encodes:
- the Hapln4 gene encoding hyaluronan and proteoglycan link protein 4 produces MVCAPAALGRGVLPAAVWGILLLTASVEAQRGRKKVVHVLEGESGSVVVQTAPGQVVSHRGGTIVLPCRYHYEAAAHGHDGVRLKWTKVVDPLAFADVFVALGPQHRAFGSYRGRAELQNDGPGDASLVLRNVTLQDYGRYECEVTNELEDDAGMVKLDLEGVVFPYHPRGGRYKLTFAEAQRACAEQDGILASAEQLHAAWRDGLDWCNAGWLRDGSVQYPVSQPREPCGGLSGSGSAGAGGGANGGVRNYGYRHNAEERYDAFCFTSNLPGRVFFLKPLRPVPFAGAARACAARGASVAKVGQLFAAWKLQLLDRCTAGWLADGSARYPIVNPRARCGGLRPGVRSLGFPDASRRLFGVYCYRAPGAPDPAPGGWGWGWAGGGGWAGGARDPAAWTPLRV; encoded by the exons ATG GTGTGCGCTCCGGCGGCCCTTGGGCGGGGCGTGCTCCCGGCTGCGGTTTGGGGAATACTGCTGCTAACTGCCTCGGTGGAGGCGCAGCGCGGCCGGAAGAAGGTCGTGCACGTGCTGG AGGGTGAGTCGGGCTCAGTGGTGGTGCAGACGGCACCTGGGCAAGTGGTAAGCCACCGGGGTGGCACCATCGTCTTGCCCTGCCGCTATCATTACGAAGCAGCCGCTCATGGCCACGATGGCGTCCGCCTCAAGTGGACAAAGGTGGTGGATCCTTTGGCCTTCGCCGACGTCTTCGTGGCCCTGGGTCCCCAGCACCGGGCATTCGGCAGCTACCGTGGGAGGGCCGAGCTGCAGAACGATGGGCCTGGGGATGCCTCCCTGGTCCTCCGAAATGTCACCCTGCAGGATTACGGGCGCTATGAGTGTGAGGTCACCAATGAGCTGGAAGACGACGCTGGCATGGTCAAGCTGGACCTGGAAG GCGTGGTCTTCCCCTACCACCCGCGTGGAGGCCGCTACAAGCTGACCTTCGCGGAGGCACAGCGCGCGTGTGCGGAGCAGGATGGTATCCTGGCGTCCGCCGAGCAGCTGCACGCGGCCTGGCGCGATGGTCTGGACTGGTGCAACGCAGGCTGGCTGCGCGACGGATCCGTGCAGTACCCGGTGAGCCAGCCTCGGGAGCCCTGCGGCGGCCTGAGCGGGTCCGGGAGTGCCGGGGCTGGTGGTGGAGCCAACGGCGGCGTGCGCAACTACGGCTATCGGCATAACGCTGAGGAACGCTATGACGCCTTCTGCTTCACGTCCAACCTCCCGG GACGCGTGTTCTTCCTGAAGCCCCTGAGGCCTGTGCCTTTCGCAGGAGCGGCGCGCGCGTGTGCGGCGCGCGGTGCGTCGGTGGCCAAGGTGGGCCAGCTATTTGCTGCGTGGAAGCTTCAGTTGCTGGACCGCTGCACCGCGGGCTGGCTGGCCGATGGCAGCGCGCGCTACCCCATCGTGAACCCACGTGCGCGCTGCGGAGGCCTCCGGCCAGGTGTGCGCAGCCTGGGCTTCCCAGACGCCTCCCGACGCCTCTTCGGCGTTTACTGCTACCGAGCACCAGGCGCACCAGATCCGGCTCCcgggggctggggatggggctgggCCGGAGGCGGCGGCTGGGCTGGAGGCGCACGCGACCCGGCGGCCTGGACCCCGCTGCGCGTCTAG